In the Natrinema sp. CBA1119 genome, AACGGGAGTTCGACGTTCATATAATGATAGGCGAAGCTAACTCCCTTAACGCTTTTCCTAGGCGGCCGATGAGGTTGCTCGCCGCGTCAGAACACGTCGTTTGCGTCGAGGCGACCGTCGCGGACGACTCCTCGGGCGGTTACCTCCTCGCCGAGACCGACGTCAGCGTCGGTCGCGATGCTCATGGTCGTTTCGCCGTCGTCGAGCACGATCGGGTCACCCGCCTGCACGACGACGCCGGTGAACTCGCGTTCCTCGCCGTCGGACGGTTCCTCCGAGTCGGTCCCAGCGTCGGTACTGGCGCTATCGTCAGTGGCGTCACTCGAGGCGCTCGAGGAGGTGCTCACACCGGCGTCGCTCTCGTCCGCGTCTCCGTCGTCACCGGCGAAGGCGGAGAGGCCGGCGTTCTCGTCGCTCGAGTCGCTCGTATCGCCCCCGGACTCGCCAGTGCCGGACGAGTCGGATTCGAGGACCGTGATCGTCGACTGCCAGCCCGCGGAGGCCTCGAGATCGTCCTGCCAGCCGTCCTGGATCTCAACGTCGCCGAGTGCGACCTCGTCGCCCGGACCCACGTCGATGTCGGCTTTCTCGCCCCACAGCGCGACGCGGATGTCGCCGGTCGCGTCCTGAACGCGGATGTTCCGGACCTGTCCCTCCGAGCCGTCGTCGCGGTCGAACGTTCGCTTGGGATCGGCCGAGCGAACGACGCCGGCGATGTCGACCATCTGATCGATCTCGAGATCCTCGATCGGCGTGCTCTCGGGGACGTACTCGACCGCCTCGTCGACTTCCTCGACGGCACCGCGGTTGCCGACGTGGAGTTCTAGCTGTCCGTCGCGGTCCTTGACGTAGCCGTCGATCACTTCGACGGTCGTCCCGGCCTCGAGTTCAGTTGCGAGATCGGCCTGCTCGTCCCACAGGGTCACGCGGATGCGACCGGTCGAATCGCCGAGGACGAGGTTCGAGACCTTCCCCTCCGAGCCGTCGTCGCGGTCGAACGTCCGCACGCTGTCGGTGTCCAGAAGCAGGCCGACGAGGTTGACGTTCGAGAGACCGAGCGAGAGGTCCTCGACGGTGTACGTATCGGAGACCTGCACGTCGATCTCGGTATCGTCGTCGGGTTGGACGTCGTCCACGCTGATTTCGACGCCGGAAAAGCCCTCCTTGGGTCGGCCCTTGATCCGCAGGACCTGTCCCTCCTCGAGTTCCTCGATGGCGGCCTGGGCGTGGTCGTCCCAGAACGCCGCTCGCACGGACCCGGTCTCGTCCGCCACCTCGACGTTGACGACCTGCCCGTCCTCGTCCTCACCGTCGCGCTCGAACGTGCGCACCTCGCCGATCGAGAGCACCTTGGCGACGAACTTCGCCTCCTCCATCCCGGGTTCGATATCGGCGATGCCGCCGACCTCGCTCTCGCCGACTTCGTGAGCGATGAGCATCGCCGCCGTCTCCTCGTCAGCGAGTCCCCCCATCTGCTCGACTTTCGCCTCGACGGCCTCGCGAAACTCCTCGAGAGAAACGTCGGCCTCGAGGTCCTCATATACGCCCTCGATGTCGCTCATTCTATGCTCGTGCATGGGTAGGTCGCGCATAAACGTTGCCAATTCGTCGATACTGGTTCGTCGATACTGGTCGTCCCGGTTCGCGCTCGCGTCCCCTCCGACCGCGGGGCCGGCGGCGTCGAATACCCGAGGTTCGACCGATGAGGACGGGGCCAGTCGGACCGCGTTTCGACGAATCAGCGCGGCGACGCGTTTCTGTGTCGGTCCGGGCCTCGAGACGATCACGTCGGTCCTCGAGTCGGTGACGGCTCTCGAACATGCTTCATGCTGGCCGCGCCTTGTGGCTTAAACTACAGGATGGACACGGCTCGGTGGCAGTCAATTGGTGGATCCGGTTCGCCAACCGGGGCGAACGGTGCGATCCGCTGGGTCCCCGAAGTCCGCATTTGACGCGAGAAACCGCGAGCGGAGGGACCTCACAGCGATGGTTCCGCGTGTCGAACGTCGACGTCCTCGATCTCGCCTGGATCCGAGAGGACGAGCACCCCGCTATATTCGACGGAGCCGATACAGAAGTAACATCCGTCACTGTCCTCCGGCTCGAGGCCGACGGTAACGACCAGTGTCTCGTCTTCGACGTGTGTCGACTCTAGGACCGCCCGATAACAGGGCGTCGGGGAACTGGTTGCTCCCGAAAACGAGACGAGCGAACGCTGCCGTCGCACCTCGGACTCATCGATGTCCTGGTTCCCGCACTGCGACGCGGTAGTGCGTATCTGCGAGAACTCGACGGAATCGGTTTCCGCCGATGTCCCGTCGCCGTCGCTGGAGCGGTCCTCGTCGGCGGCGGCCGCTGTGCCTGCGCCGACTATCGTCGCAGTCGTAGCCGATACGGTCCGGATGATGGAACGCCGTGTTCGTGCCATGGTGAGTATCGTCCCGGGCCCGCCACCCGGAACAATGGTAAATTCAGTGATTTGCTATTTGATTTTTGTTCCTCAGTTATGAATGTGTATTTCCGACGAGCTGGGGGCGTCGATCATCGCCGACAGCTATTGCAGGACGGCTGGCGGTCAAATCCGCCGGTAGACGGAACGCCAGCAGTTCACCTGCGGACCTGCGGCCGGCTGAGCGATCGAACGTGCCGCATGCGGTCCGCTCTCCAACGGGACCGAAGCCCGCTCCGAAGCCGACCGATCTCGAGACGAGCACGATGGATGCTTCGAAGACGGGACGGACGATTAGAAGTACAGCGCGTTGATCCGGTCCGCCGTCCGGATCGCCAGCGCCTGTCCGGTGTTCGTCGGGTTCGGCCCGCCGAGGCCGTTCGCGAGCGCGCTGTGGTCGCCGACGAACAGCCGATCGACGTCGTCTGCCTCGCAGTTCTCGTCGACGACTTTCCCCATCCGCATCGAACTCTGCATGTGCAACAACAGCGGCGGCGCGTCGGCGCGGTGGACGTGCTCGGCGCCGGCGGCCTGCAGGAGTTCCGCGGCGGTCGTCGCGAGCCGATCGCGCTTCGCGGAGTCGTCGGGATGGGGATCCCACGAGACGTCGGCGACCGGTCCGTGCTCGTCGACGGTCTCCTCGTCGACCGAGACGCCGTTTTCCTGCCGCGGCAGGTCGTCGGTGAGGATCAAGATTGCCAGCGTCCGCCGGTAGTCGGCCATCCGTCGTTTGAGCTCCTCGCCGGCGAGCCGGCCGCGGCTATCCCACGGCGCGTCCGGTTCGACGTCGGCGTCGAAGGCGTAACCCGCCCGACTGAACGAGTAGCTCTGGAAGGCGGCGATTCCCGGCGTCCCGCCGACCATCTCGAAGCAGCCGACCCCCGGCTCGTCGTACCGCGCGGCCGCGTTGTGGCCGACGTAGGGATCGATCGTCCGCTGCCCGGTCAGTTCCTCGAGCGTGTCGCTGTCGAAGGAACCGACGACGAAGTCGAACCAGTGTGTGGTCAGTCCCGCGCCGACCCAGCCGTTGTCCGGCAGGCCGGAGTTGAGCCACAACCGCGGGGTCTCGATGCAGCCGGCGGCCATCACGACCGCGTCCGCGTCGATCGAGCCGGTCTCGCCGGACCACGTGTCGCGGTACTCGACGCCGATCGCTTCGAGACTCCCCGCGAACGACTGCGTTCGCACGTTCGTAACGAACGTGTTGGGTCGGATCGTCACGTTGCTCGTCTCGAGCGCGCGGGGAACGAAACTCACGTTGCTCGATTTCCGGGATTTCTCCGCGACCGGCGCCTCGAGCGGCGTGGGCGCGCCCTGATAGTGGTCGCCGGCAAGGGTATCGCCCTCGACGTGGGGGTAGGTGAACGGCCCGTCGTAGTCGGGGTCGCGGAGCCTCTCGTCCGGCTGGGAGACGGCGTTTGGCTGCGGTCGGTAGCCCGCTTCCGTGACGTTCAACTGGTCGAGGAGGTCGTGACCCGCTTCCTTCGCACCTTCGAAGAACACCGCCTCCTTCGCGGTCGTCGGCGCCGGGTGGACGTCACAGATCTCCTCGTTCACCTGGTAGTAGGGCACCAGTTCCTCGTAGTCGATCGGCCAGTGGTCCTGCGCTCGGAACGCGAAGGGGTACGCCCGCGGGTGGTTGCCGAAGTAATGCAGCGTCGTCCCGCCGACGCCGGCGAGCTGGGAGATGTACATGGGCCGGTCCGTCGATCGGTCCCACGCCGATCGGTCGCGATCCGCGGGACCGAACCGGAACTTCCCGCCGTTGGAGTCGTTCGTCGCGTTCTCGCGTCGATCGAGTTGCTCGTCCATCAGCGGGCCGCTCAGATCGGCGGGGTCCGAACTCGCCGTACCGCCGGACTCGTCGTGCGGGTTCTGCCAATTCTCGTTGCCGTGCCACGGCCCCGCCTCGAGAACGAGAACGTCGATATCGTGCTGGCCGAGCCGCCAGGCCAGTGCCGGTCCGTCGCCGCCCGCGCCGATGACGATGACGTCTGGATCGTGTATCATCTCTATCGCCTCAGTAGTCGTTCTCCCGAAATTCGCTCACTTCGAAGCCGCGATGGCCGGCGTACCCCGGTGCCGGGCCGGGATACCCGGTCTGTCGTCGACTCTGTACCTGATCGACTGGCGTCTCGAGTGCGCGCTGGGACGGCGGTGCGGTTTTGGTCTCTCCGTAGCCGGCCCACTCGCTGTAGTAGCCAAGCGCCGTGAGGATGTGCGTCGTCATGACGACGCCCGGGAGCGTCTCCGGAGCCGCGACGAGTTCCGAGAGCTCGGCCTCGCGGACGGCAACCGGGGCGCCCCCGGAGAGCCACTCGAAGCACCGGAGGCGGTCCCGTCGCGACAACCAGGAGAACGTACCGCCCGCGGTGAACGCCGAGTCGGGACCGACGTTGTCCTCGTGTCGGTCCTGCGCGACGAATTCGAGTGCGATACCGTCGAAACAGGCCGCGAACACCGGTGCGTACGGATAGTTCACCGAGTGGTCCGCGACGGACGTCTCCGCGGTCTCGATCGCGTATCCGACCGTCACCGGCCCCGTCTCGGAGCCGGTGTAACCGACGCCGATTCCGATCCGTCGGAGCGCCCCGAATACGGCGTCGACGTCGGTCAGCCCGAGCCGGTCGAGCCGCTTACGGGTCGACTGCGAGTGGTCGCTGCGAACGTCATCGACGATCGTTTTGAGATCCTCCTCGCCATGATCGATGCTGAGCGCCCGCGCGACCTGCCACGAGAGCCCCTCCGCTCGCATCTCATCGGCGTTGTTGTAGTTCCAGATCAGGAATCGCTCGAGGTCGACGGCCAGCCCGCCTGGTTCGTGTTCTGGACCGAGTTCGTCGGCTAGCGCCGGTGTTTCCGGGACGATCGCGTCGACGACTGCGCGGAACGTGTCCCGCGTGTGCGGGTCCGCCTCGAGATCCTCGAGACCGGTCGAATCCTGTGCGGTTACCGCCGGTAGCCCCGATAGCGACGCGACACCGGCACCGCCGATTCCGCCGAGTACCGACCGGCGGGAGACCGTCTCGTCAGTATCGTCCTCGCCTGTCATTCTACTTCCGACGCCAACATCCACCCAATTAAATATTTCCATGTGGAGTCATAAAATAACATTCAATGGGTCGCAAGATACCAGCTGACACGTCCGAGAGAGGACGACGGTTTGAGACCGGCGACCGTCTCGAGGAGCCGTAATTGACGCCACAACGGCCACGAAAGTCCGGGGCGGCAACGGGAGCCTTTCGAAAGGGCTTTAATGTCCACGCAGTTACGAAGAGATGAGTCCTGGTAGGGTAGTGGACTATCCTCTTGGCTTGCGGAGCCAGGGACCGGAGTTCAAATCTCCGTCAGGACGTTTCTGCCGACACCAAACCGCGAGCGACGCGTGGCGCGTTAGCGCCACGAAAAGCGAACGGCGAAGCCGTGAGCAGCGAGCGGTTGGTGTCGGCGAAACTCCCCGGAGATTTGAGCAGGGAAGTCGCAGCGCGACCGAAGGGAGCGACCGTCTTCCCGTGTTCAAATCTCCGTCAAGACGCTCACTCCTAACGAGTGCTTCGCGTTGCTCAGCACTCGCTTCGTCGTTCGGTCCTGACGTGCCTCACGCTCACTTCGTTCGCGTGAGACTCCGTCAGGACGGTTCTCTCCAATACGAAATCGCGAGTGGAACGTGGCACGGTAGCGCCACGGAACAGCGAGCGTCTGCTATCGAAGAACTCGGGCTATCAGTTCGTCGCGACGAACGGTCCGGCGACGTTCTCGCCGAAGCTCTGTGAGAGATAGTAGCCACTGCAAGTCACTGCACACCTGCTCGCACGACAGTAGCGCGGTTCGGAGCGAGCGCGGTTCGGAGCGAACGGAGTGAGCGAGAACCGCGGGAATGCGAACGGCGAGCGAAGCGAGCCGTGAGCGAGCACCGCGAGCGAGAACCGCGGACTGTGCGATCAGTGTGTAAATAGCTGCAGTTGTTACTATAGCCGCGGTCGCGAACTGAGAGCACCTACATATCGGCGGTGACGAGGGTATCCTGCCTTTTTCGTGAGCACAACCGTCCCTTCCACCCGCACGCGGATGCGCACAAGTAACGCTGATGGGCTCTGAAGTCGTCCCGGCACGCTTTGAGTGCACGCGTTGGCGCCCTCAGGCGACGATCGGTGACTGTTGCAGAAATGAAACGGAATGAAATAGTATGTTTCCCATATGAATCGGTTTAATTGTAAAATATATAGGACGGCTACCGCACCGTAGAAATGTGTGCACAAAAACACGAGACGACGATTCTTGACGGGATGTGCAACGACTATCGCAGCCAGTGGCGTACTCGCGGGGTCAGGGAGTGCAGCTTCGACGACCGACGCGGGAGGTGAGCTCCCGCCGCAACCACCAGAGGCTGTGGCAGGCTGGTCCGCCGCTCGAGGCGGATACGGAAACACGGCCGCGGTCGGCTCCGACCACGGATTCGGCGACGGGTTCGATTTCGACGCGCTCGAGGTCGACTGGACGGCCGACGCCGGGGGATTGCCGGTCGTCGACGACGGTATCGTCTATCTCCCGGTGGAGGGGGCGGTGCACGCGCTCGATGCCGCCGACGGGTCACTCGAGTGGCGAAGCGAGGACGTCGGTGCCAGCGAACCGCCGACGGTCGCGTACGGGACCGTCTTCGTGAGCGGCGAGCGGGGCGTCACCGCGCTCGATGCCGCAAACGGGGACGTTCGATGGCAAACCTCGGTCTCTGACGCCGCCACCGATTCCGACGCTGACGAACCCGCCGTCTCGCCGCCGACGGTCGCGTTCGAGCGGGTCTATGTCTCCGCCGACGGCGGGCTGTCCGCGATCGACTGTGAGACCGGCGAGATCGACTGGCGTTGCGACTCGGTCACCGTGACCATCGGCGATCCCTGGGAAGAACAGAACGAAGTCGACCGAACGATCGAGGGGGGAGTGGCGGCCACCGACGAGTGCGTCTTCGTGCTCGCCGAAGCGGGAACGATCGTCGGTCTCGATCCGCTGACGGGCGAGCAGGGGCTGACGCTCGATACATATTATTATTACCTGTACGACCTCGTGGCGACCGACGAGCGGGTATTCGTTCGAACCGAGTCAGAGGAGGTCGTCGCCTACGATTCGACGACCGGCGAGCGCGAGGAGGGATGGAGCGGCGGGATCCGCCGACTCGCCGTCCGCGGGGAGACGCTGGTCTTCGTCACGGGATACGAACTCGTCGCAATCGACCTCGAGAGCGGCGACGAGCGGTGGTCCGTGGGGAAGTACTCGCACAGTATCGGCGATCCCGTGATCGCCTGCAACGCAGTCCTCGTCAGCTTCGGGTTACAGGGCGGTGAGTACGAAAACTCGCTCGTCGCGTTCGATCTCGACGACGGCAGCGAGCAGTGGATCTTCTCGCGAACGGAGAGCGCGTTCGTGGGAGGGGGGTGTGCGGTCGCCGGTAGAACGATCTACATCGACGATGGCGGGCTGACCACGATTCGCGCAAACGAGGGCGAACGCGACGAGGGAGACGAGGAAGCGGAGGGAGACACGGGAGACGACGAACGCAGTGAAACCGACGGTCCGAATTCGAACAGTACGGATGAGGTGCAGGCCGGATCGGACAACACCGAAGATGGCGGAGAGACCGATGTCCAGAACGAGAGTGACGACCCAGAAACCGACGGAGAACAGCGAACCCGATACATGCTACGGGCGATGTGGAGCTGGATATCGTAGCGAGGGAGTTCCCCTCGGCGAACCCGGCGGGGCCGAAGCCGCACCGATCGCGCCTCCGCTTCGGGAAGCGATCCGCAGTAGTTGACGGTGAGGAATGACGGGGGTCCGCACGTGCCGTTAGAACACTCGAGCCCGACTTCCTCGAGCCGGCGTACCCTCTCTCGAGGGTGAAACTGGGTGAGAGGAGTAAGCCCCCTTCTGTTCGGCCCGGCATTCGGCTGAGCGTCCGCGCCGTCCGCGGCGAGGCCGCGGGGTGTTCGGGCTACCACGGCGCGGACTTGCACCGGTGAGGATTCGCCGTTCCATCGATCCTCGGCCAGCAGTGGTGGTCGATCACGCCGAGCGTGATCCGCGGATTCAAACCGCGAGCGATATGCGGCCACGCGCGGCTCGCGGCTATCGCCGCTCGCCTCTCGGCGGTTCTCGCGCCAAAGGCGCTCCGAACCGCCCTCCCTCTGCGGGTCAACTCCCCTTCCTCTCGGTCGGGTTCGCACGCATCATCGGTCTGGCCGAGACGTGTCGTTTCTGTTCCAGAGCCAGCGGTCTCCCGCTCCGGACTTGCGTCCGGTCACCCGCCCGAACGGGTGGGGGGACTTTCCTCGCGAGCGTTGCGCGTCCCGGGGGGGACGGGCAACGTTAGAGCGTGATGCATCCCGAAGGGATGGATCACGTTGTGAGCGTGGACCGACTCGAGTCGCTCCACGTTATGAGCGTGGGGCGTCCCGGAGGGACGGCCCACGCCAGGTGGTCGCGCCGTCGCCGGCGGGACCATCGCGGCAGCCAGGCTCTCTCTCCCACCGTTTCTTGGGGCGTCGATCGAATAAGTCCCCCGGTTGAAGACACGAAAAGCGGCCCGTGACGAATGGAAGCGTTTTAGGACGACTATCCCCTTGTCCATCTGTATGTCCCAGGGACAGGGCGTCGACCTTTCCTACGAGGACGGTGCGCGCGCGGTCGAACTCGCGCGTGAATCCGTCGACTCCTACGTACGACACGGGCAGCGAGAACAACCAGGCAGCATGCGCGAGGCCTTCTACGAGCGGACCGGTGCGTTCGTCCGCCTCGAGTCGACCCGCGGCCGGGGGAGCCTGCGGGGCTGTGCGGGTGGCTACCACTCGGACGACCAGCTCGGCCACGTCATCGTGGACGCCGCGATCGAGGCCGCCAGCGAGGACTCCTGTGGCTCGGAGGTGAGCCCCTCAGAGCTCCCGAACCTGACGGTTTCGGTCTGTACCGTCAGGAACGTGTTGCTGACGGACGACCCGCTGGCCGATCTCGAGCTCGGCACCCACGGCGTTGCCATCGACGGCGGCGGCGAGGGCGGCTGGATGTATCCGACGGTGCCGGTCGAGAACGAGTGGAGCGCCCGCGAGTATCTCGATCGAACCTGCCGAAAAGCCAAGCTCTCGCCGGGCGCGTGGCAGAACGACGACGTCATCGTCACGCTGTTCGAAGGACAGGTCTTCCGCGAGCGGAAGGCCGACGGAAGCATCGAAGAACTGTAACGGACGACTCGGTTCTGTTATTTTCTCCGCCGAGCGATTGCCCTGTCACCAGGGCTGGCGGTGCTGTCAGTCGCTCATCAATCCGATCGCGACGGCTGATTCACGCAACCGATCGCGGCGATTGGTCGGGTCCTCGAGTATCCACTCGAGTAGACCGCTCGTTCAGCGATAGTCTGTGAAAGTCGTGCTCGAGTTCTGGGCCGGCCGATCGGCTACCGATCGACTGCGGGCGTCGACCGGTCGAAGCCGACTGCCTCGGCGTCGGCCAGACACCGCTCGCTGGCCGCCTCGAGGTTGAACTCCCGGACGATCTCGCCGTCCCGAATCAGCGGCTCGAACAGCGCCTCGCCCTCGTCGGGGCCGTCGCGGTCGGCCAGTGCGACGTGGTGGCCGCCATCGGCGGTCCGGTAGACTTCCTTGACGCCGGAGAGTTTGCCGCGTTTGGAGATGGGGTCGCCCTCTATTTCGACGATATCGAGACTGAAGTCGACCGAGTCGGCACCCGTGATGTGGCTGCCGACGCCGAAGCCGTCGGCGATGTCGCGCAGCGGGCGGATGGTTTCGGGCTTGAGGCCGCCGCTACAGAAGATGTCGACGTCCTCGTGACCGCGAGCGTCGAGTTCCCAGCGGACTTCGCGGATGATGTGCCGGAAGTCGCCGCGCCGGGAACTCGTGGTATCGATGCGAACGCCGTCGAGATCGTCGCCGAGCGTCTCGGCTGCCAGCAGGCTCTCGCTCTTCTCGTCCCAGAAGGTGTCGACCAGCGCGATCCGAGGCACCTCCTCGCCGACGGCTTCGTCGAACGCCGTCCACGCCTCGGCCTGGTTGCCCTCGCCGAAGCAGAACATGAGCGCGTGGGGCATCGTCCCGCCCGCCTCTCGACCCAGAATCTCGCCCGCCGCGACGTGGGAGAAGCCGTCGAGACCCGCGAGCAACGCGGCTCGCTCGACCGTCGTCGCGATCGAGGGATGGACGTGGCGCGCGCCGAAGGAGAGGACGAGCGACTCGGGAGCCGCCAGTCTGGCCTCGAGGGCGGCCGTCGCGAACCCGCTGGGCTGGGACAGAAAGCCAAGCAGCGAGGTCTCGAGTTCGGCGAACTCGAGGTAGGAACCCTCGATCCGGAGGACGGGGCCGCCGTCGAACAGCTGGCCGTCGGGAAGCGCATCGACGTCGACGCCGCGCCCCTCGAACAGCGTTGCCACGTCTTTCACGCCGGTGAAGACGTCGAATTCCCCCGTTGGGAACTGATCGGCGGTGACTTCGGCGACGACGCGGGGGTTCTTGTCCGCGTGCTCGAGCGTCGCCCGCGTGCGCTCGAAGTACGCATCAGTCGCGTCCCCCTCGAGAATCGCCGCCGCGGGGACGGTTCCGAACGGATTTGACATATCGCCGGTTTCCCGCGGGAGACAAAAAAGCTACCCGTCTGCCGGCGCGCGCGGCGTCTTCGGTGGCCCGTCCGGCGACGCCGATGCGGACCGTCGCGACGCGTCGACTGGAGTCGGTTCGGAGATGCCTGCTGGCTCGAGGGTCGCTGTGGGCTCGAGGGCGGCCCCAGACGTGCGTTGGGTCGAGCCAGATTCGGCGGGGTGAATCGCCTCGAGGTCGTCGACGGTCGGCGCGCCGACGATTTCGACCGTCTCGCCGGTGACGGAAATGCGATACGCCCCCTCGAAGGCCTCGCCCTCGGGGATCCGGTAGACACCGTTTCCAGCAGTGTCGACCCGGTCGGCCCCGCGGTTCGCGAGGAGCTGTCGGTACGCATCGCCGAACGCAGCCGCGTCGGCGCGGCTCTCCCAGGCGAGCCGCCAGACGTGGCCGGTCCGATCCGACTCGTCCGTCCGCTGGTAGACGCGGATGCTATCACCGGCCCAGCCGGCCGTCGCGGAATGGGAGTAGTTGTACTGCGAGCGCTCGGTCGCCCCTTCGGTGAGCGGGCGCTCGATCACGCCGTTCGCCCAGAGCGTCGCGAACAGCGTGGCCTCGCCGATCGTCTCCGTCCGGGCCTCGCCGTCTCCACCGTCCGTGATCGGCCGCCACTCGTCGCTCGAGCGGTCCGGGATCGAGACATCGACCGGCTCGGTGGCCGGATAGCGCTCCGGGTGGATCAGCTGGGCGGTGCTCCGGGGCGGCGCCTCGTGGGCGGCGTCGACGGCGTCCCAACCGCCGCGGTCGTGAAGGTCAGTAACAAACGGCGGCCCCTCCGCATACGGCACGTAGATCGAGAGGAAGAGCCCGGCGTTGAACGGGAGATCGGCGAGCGTTTCACCCCCGGTCGCCGGCGGCTGTACGGCTGGCAGACACTGCCACTCGTCCCCGCACCGACGATCGTACCGACCGGGAACGACGCTCGCCTCGCCCTCGAGCAGGCCGTTTTCGGCGCGGATCCCGTCGATCGTCTCGCTCTCGCGAGCGATACCGAAGTGCTGGTCTTGCAGCGCGTGGGTCAGCTCGTGGACCAGGATCCGCCGGTCGATCCGGATCTCGTCGGTGTCGTCGGTGATAATGACGATCCGGTCGTTCACGTAGTAACCCTGGATGGAATCCCCGTAGAGATCGTCGAACGCCCGGTTGACGTCCGTCTCGCCGTCGACGACGAACGCCCCGCGCCAGATCTCGTTGGCGAACGCCGACGCGTTTCCGGTCCCGTCCGATCGCCGGTCGCGGTACTCGGCGCGGCTCATCACCTCGAGGTCGACATCGCGGTCGTATTTCAGCCCGCGGACGACCTCGATCCGGGCCATCGAGCGGTGTTTCACGGCCTCGAGTTGCGCCTCGGTGAGGCCGTCGCTCGCGTCGAATTCGAAGACGTCGTCGTGGGCGTACTCGCCGACGTGCCCGAGTTCGCGGTCCGCGTCGAACCCGTCGGGGGAGCCGGGAAGTGCACAGCCCGAGAGCACGACCAGTGCGACGACGGTGAACAGTCGGCCTCGGTTCATTGGATCACTGTTCGGCGAGATCGTGAAAGCGCCGTCGATCGGGCGGCAGCGAAAATGCGGTGTCGGTCAGTTTCGAGGACGGTACGTGGCTCGTTCGGTCCCCCGGTCACTGTCAGCGGCGGCCGACGGCGAACCAGGCCGCCGATCCGAGCAGTGCGAGCCCGATCGCGCCCGCTGCGGCCGTCACACCGAACCCGGGAATGGGGTCGGGAGCAGCTTCGGGTGCCGCGCCGGCCTCGACGTTCGACAGCTCTGCGACCGACGGGGCGCGGACGATCGTCACCGTCGTTCCGTTTTGCTCGAGGTAGTACGCGCCGGCGTACCCGCCGTCGTCGATCACGAAGGTGTCCTGGCGATCGTCGACCGCCTCGGAACCGTGGTTGTCGAGTAGCCGGCGGTAGCCGTCGAGGAACTCCTCGGAGTCCCCGGCCGACTGCCACTTCGTTCGCCAGACGTAGCCGGCCTCTCCAGCCGCGGCGGCGAAGTCGGTCTCGTTGTCGATCTCGTCGCTGGTGTAGACGACCAGCTCGTCGCCGGCCCAGCCGTCGGTAGCGGAATGGTCGTAGTTGTAGCTTCCGTCCTCACTGCCGAAGAGTTCGCTAGCGCTGATCACCGACGATTGGCTCCCGTCCATCGCGTCGGCGGCGAACATCGCGACCATGCCCGCTTCGCCGACGGTGTCGTTCGCCACCTCGCCGTCGACGGTGAGCTGTCGCCAGCCGCCGCTCGAGCGGTCGGGGACCGAGACGTCGATCGGCTCGCGCTCGGAACCGGGGTGGATCACGGCCGAGGTCGTCGCGGGCGGGTCGTCGTAGGCCGCATTGACCGCCGACCAGCCTTCACCCTGCCGGCGCAGGTGGTCGACGTAGTCGGGGCCGTCGCTGTAGGGCTGATAGACGGCGAAGTAGATGCCCCAGTTGACGTCGAAGGTTCCGGCCTGTTCCCCGCCGCTGGGGCTGAGACAGTCCCACTCGGAGCCACACCGCGCCTCGTACTCGCGTTCGACCCAACTGGCGTCGCCTTCGGCCAGCCCGTTGCCGGCCAATTCCGCGTCCTGCGTCGAGCCGTGGAGCTGCGACAGGTTGAAACGCTGGTCCTGCAGCGCGTGGACGAGTTCGTGGCCGAGCGTCAACTCGTCCAGTTCGGGCGTCTCGGGGTTCTCGGAGACGATGACGATCTCGTCCGTTTCGGGGTCGTAGTAGCCCTTGACGGCACCGCCGTACACCGTCTCGGTCGCGTCGGCCGCCGCCGTCTCCCGATCGACCGTGAACAGCGCCTCGTAGCCGACGTTCTGCTCGAGTCGTT is a window encoding:
- a CDS encoding PQQ-like beta-propeller repeat protein, coding for MAGWSAARGGYGNTAAVGSDHGFGDGFDFDALEVDWTADAGGLPVVDDGIVYLPVEGAVHALDAADGSLEWRSEDVGASEPPTVAYGTVFVSGERGVTALDAANGDVRWQTSVSDAATDSDADEPAVSPPTVAFERVYVSADGGLSAIDCETGEIDWRCDSVTVTIGDPWEEQNEVDRTIEGGVAATDECVFVLAEAGTIVGLDPLTGEQGLTLDTYYYYLYDLVATDERVFVRTESEEVVAYDSTTGEREEGWSGGIRRLAVRGETLVFVTGYELVAIDLESGDERWSVGKYSHSIGDPVIACNAVLVSFGLQGGEYENSLVAFDLDDGSEQWIFSRTESAFVGGGCAVAGRTIYIDDGGLTTIRANEGERDEGDEEAEGDTGDDERSETDGPNSNSTDEVQAGSDNTEDGGETDVQNESDDPETDGEQRTRYMLRAMWSWIS
- a CDS encoding GMC family oxidoreductase N-terminal domain-containing protein encodes the protein MIHDPDVIVIGAGGDGPALAWRLGQHDIDVLVLEAGPWHGNENWQNPHDESGGTASSDPADLSGPLMDEQLDRRENATNDSNGGKFRFGPADRDRSAWDRSTDRPMYISQLAGVGGTTLHYFGNHPRAYPFAFRAQDHWPIDYEELVPYYQVNEEICDVHPAPTTAKEAVFFEGAKEAGHDLLDQLNVTEAGYRPQPNAVSQPDERLRDPDYDGPFTYPHVEGDTLAGDHYQGAPTPLEAPVAEKSRKSSNVSFVPRALETSNVTIRPNTFVTNVRTQSFAGSLEAIGVEYRDTWSGETGSIDADAVVMAAGCIETPRLWLNSGLPDNGWVGAGLTTHWFDFVVGSFDSDTLEELTGQRTIDPYVGHNAAARYDEPGVGCFEMVGGTPGIAAFQSYSFSRAGYAFDADVEPDAPWDSRGRLAGEELKRRMADYRRTLAILILTDDLPRQENGVSVDEETVDEHGPVADVSWDPHPDDSAKRDRLATTAAELLQAAGAEHVHRADAPPLLLHMQSSMRMGKVVDENCEADDVDRLFVGDHSALANGLGGPNPTNTGQALAIRTADRINALYF
- a CDS encoding TIGR00296 family protein is translated as MSQGQGVDLSYEDGARAVELARESVDSYVRHGQREQPGSMREAFYERTGAFVRLESTRGRGSLRGCAGGYHSDDQLGHVIVDAAIEAASEDSCGSEVSPSELPNLTVSVCTVRNVLLTDDPLADLELGTHGVAIDGGGEGGWMYPTVPVENEWSAREYLDRTCRKAKLSPGAWQNDDVIVTLFEGQVFRERKADGSIEEL
- a CDS encoding single-stranded DNA binding protein, translating into MSDIEGVYEDLEADVSLEEFREAVEAKVEQMGGLADEETAAMLIAHEVGESEVGGIADIEPGMEEAKFVAKVLSIGEVRTFERDGEDEDGQVVNVEVADETGSVRAAFWDDHAQAAIEELEEGQVLRIKGRPKEGFSGVEISVDDVQPDDDTEIDVQVSDTYTVEDLSLGLSNVNLVGLLLDTDSVRTFDRDDGSEGKVSNLVLGDSTGRIRVTLWDEQADLATELEAGTTVEVIDGYVKDRDGQLELHVGNRGAVEEVDEAVEYVPESTPIEDLEIDQMVDIAGVVRSADPKRTFDRDDGSEGQVRNIRVQDATGDIRVALWGEKADIDVGPGDEVALGDVEIQDGWQDDLEASAGWQSTITVLESDSSGTGESGGDTSDSSDENAGLSAFAGDDGDADESDAGVSTSSSASSDATDDSASTDAGTDSEEPSDGEEREFTGVVVQAGDPIVLDDGETTMSIATDADVGLGEEVTARGVVRDGRLDANDVF